TGACATCTTTATTGAAAAAGTAGGTGCTTCTTATGTATAAGTTATGGATTGTTCTTGCGCATACGTATAAATCTAAAGTACGTTCAAAAGCATTTATTATCACAACGATTGCCACATTGTTACTAGTCGTAGGACTAACAAATATGCAAACGATCATATCGACTTTTGACAAGGACGAAGCTCGCCAAGTGGCAGTTTTGGACTCATCTGATCGTTTCTATGAACAGTTGAAATCTCAGGTTGTTGCGGCTTCAGATGATGTGGAACTTGTAAAAGTTAATGGATCGGAAAGTGATGCAGAAAAGAGTGTACGTGAAGGCGATTATGAAGGTCTTTTAATTTTAAATGAAACAAAGGAAGGGTTACCCGAAGGGGTTTTAAAAGTCGAGAGTAATACAGAGTCCGGATGGATCAGGATGATGGAACGTAGTCTTCAACAAACGAAGGTTATGATTGCCACGCAGAACCTTGGAGTTAATCCTGCAGAGTTATCTGATTTGTATGCCCCAGTATCCTTTGAAATGCAAGCATTGAAGGAAAATGCAAAGACTGCAGAAGAACTAGATCAAGCACGTTCTATCGTTTATGTTCTATTGTTCATCATCTATTTTGCGGTTATTTTCTATGGATCGATGATTGCGACAGAAGTTGCCACAGAGAAATCGTCAAGAGTCATGGAAATTCTCATTTCTAGTGTTTCTCCTGTTAAGCAGATGTTCGGGAAAATATTCGGTATTGCACTATTAGGACTGACACAATTCGCATTAATTTTTATCGTTGGTTTTATTTCAATGAAATTTGCGCCTGAGCCAGAAAATCCAACTTCAATGGAAAGTTTTACAGACTTTATAACGATTGACCAACTACCGGTATCAACGATGGTTTATGCGGTAATTTTCTTCTTACTAGGATTTCTTCTATATGCGACATTGCTAGCTATGCTAGGATCACTCGTGAATAAAGTAGAAGAAGCGAATCAAGTCATTACACCTGTTATTCTCATTATAGTCGTAGCATTTATGATTGCGATGTCAGGTCTGGCGAACCCTGAAGCAAGCTTCGTAACCATTACATCATACATTCCGTTCTTTACGCCAATGATCATGTTCTTGCGCGTCGGAATGCTTAATATTCCTATTTGGGAAACGTTGATTGGTATTGTCGTCTTAATCGCGACAATTGGGATCTTCGCTGTTATAGCGGCTAAAGTATACCGTGGTGGTGTGCTTATGTATGGTAATGCTACGAGTTTAAAGAACTTAAAGAAAGCGCTAATGTTTTCAAAGAATTAGTCCGTGAACCATCTATACTCAATAAAGAACAAGACCGAGAAGCGTTGAATCACAACTCTACGAGGTCTTGTTTTTTCTTTTAGATAATGAACAAGATGAAGTGCGACAACTATGTTTTGTTGATAGGTTGATGGACGAACAAATGCTCGTATGAATATGATAAAATATTTGTAAGAATACATGATACGAAAGGGTGGACGTTATGCGGAAAGTTCGCTTCATACATACAGCCGATTTACATTTAGATACGCCATTTAAAGGTCTTGGTCATTTGCCAGAGTCGATCTTCACCCAAATTAAAAATAGTACATTTCTATCATTTGAAAGGATGATTACGAAAGCCATTCAATTAGAGGTAGATTTCGTACTTCTAGCCGGCGATTTATTCGATGGTGCGAACCGTAGTTTAAAAGCTCAACTATTCTTAAAAGAACAATTTGAAAGGTTGAGCGAGGTCGGGATTGCTGCATATGCCATTCATGGTAATCATGATCATTTGGAAGGGAAATTTGTACAGCTTTCTTGGCCTGATCATGTTCATTTCTTTGGAAGTTCAGCTCCTGAAATGATCCCATTTTACAAGGATGGTCAGTTATGTGCTCATATATATGGCTATAGTTATCCGAAACGTTCGGTTACAGAAAACATAGCAGCACGTTATGAAAAAGTGGACGGTGCTCCCTTTCATATTGCATTACTCCATGGAACAGTAGGAGGGAATACC
This Pseudalkalibacillus berkeleyi DNA region includes the following protein-coding sequences:
- a CDS encoding ABC transporter permease, with translation MYKLWIVLAHTYKSKVRSKAFIITTIATLLLVVGLTNMQTIISTFDKDEARQVAVLDSSDRFYEQLKSQVVAASDDVELVKVNGSESDAEKSVREGDYEGLLILNETKEGLPEGVLKVESNTESGWIRMMERSLQQTKVMIATQNLGVNPAELSDLYAPVSFEMQALKENAKTAEELDQARSIVYVLLFIIYFAVIFYGSMIATEVATEKSSRVMEILISSVSPVKQMFGKIFGIALLGLTQFALIFIVGFISMKFAPEPENPTSMESFTDFITIDQLPVSTMVYAVIFFLLGFLLYATLLAMLGSLVNKVEEANQVITPVILIIVVAFMIAMSGLANPEASFVTITSYIPFFTPMIMFLRVGMLNIPIWETLIGIVVLIATIGIFAVIAAKVYRGGVLMYGNATSLKNLKKALMFSKN